One Clarias gariepinus isolate MV-2021 ecotype Netherlands chromosome 5, CGAR_prim_01v2, whole genome shotgun sequence genomic region harbors:
- the si:dkey-69o16.5 gene encoding alpha-aspartyl dipeptidase-like isoform X1, which produces MFPFHMRFKWLALSLIMNRRLLLVSNSTLYGGGYLQHCQSHISDFFGEQVKRILFVPYALHDRDQYTKTARDKLNSLGYEVDSVHEAADPVEAVRKAEAIFIGGGNTFRLLKALYDNNLVTEIKKRVLQDGVPYMGSSAGTNVATVSINTTNDMPIVYPPSFSAIGLVPFNINPHYLDTDPHSRHMGETREQRITQYHEELNTPCVLGLREGSMLLVKGNTATLLGTTSARLFQRGKEASEHQPGCDLSFLLTDTH; this is translated from the exons ATGTTTCCATTTCATATGAGATTTAAATG GCTCGCGCTGTCTCTGATCATGAACAGACGTCTGCTGCTGGTGTCCAACTCCACGCTGTATGGAGGAGGATATCTCCAGCACTGTCAGAGCCACATCTCGGACTTCTTCGGAGA acaGGTGAAGAGGATCCTGTTCGTCCCGTACGCTCTACACGACCGAGACCAGTACACCAAGACGGCCCGGGACAAGCTGAACagtctgg gttatGAGGTGGACAGTGTTCACGAGGCTGCAGACCCCGTCGAGGCCGTGCGTAAAGCCGAGGCTATATTCATCG gtggaggAAACACGTTCCGTCTGCTCAAAGCTCTATACGATAACAACCTGGTGacggaaattaaaaaaagagttcTTCAG GATGGAGTTCCGTACATGGGTTCGAGTGCTGGTACTAACGTGGCCACTGTGAGTATAAACACCACTAACGACATGCCGATCGTTTACCCGCCGAGCTTCTCCGCCATCGGCCTCGTCCCGTTCAACATCAACCCTCACTACCTGGACACAGACCCTCACAGCAGGCACATGGGG gaaacaCGTGAGCAGAGAATAACTCAGTATCATGAGGAGCTGAACACACCGTGTGTGCTG GGTCTGAGAGAAGGGTCCATGCTGCTGGTGAAAGGAAACACCGCCACGTTACTCGGCACCACCAGCGCCCGACTCTTCCAGCG GGGGAAGGAGGCGAGTGAACACCAGCCTGGATGTGATCTGAGCTTTCTcctgactgacacacactaa
- the si:dkey-69o16.5 gene encoding alpha-aspartyl dipeptidase-like isoform X2, with product MNRRLLLVSNSTLYGGGYLQHCQSHISDFFGEQVKRILFVPYALHDRDQYTKTARDKLNSLGYEVDSVHEAADPVEAVRKAEAIFIGGGNTFRLLKALYDNNLVTEIKKRVLQDGVPYMGSSAGTNVATVSINTTNDMPIVYPPSFSAIGLVPFNINPHYLDTDPHSRHMGETREQRITQYHEELNTPCVLGLREGSMLLVKGNTATLLGTTSARLFQRGKEASEHQPGCDLSFLLTDTH from the exons ATGAACAGACGTCTGCTGCTGGTGTCCAACTCCACGCTGTATGGAGGAGGATATCTCCAGCACTGTCAGAGCCACATCTCGGACTTCTTCGGAGA acaGGTGAAGAGGATCCTGTTCGTCCCGTACGCTCTACACGACCGAGACCAGTACACCAAGACGGCCCGGGACAAGCTGAACagtctgg gttatGAGGTGGACAGTGTTCACGAGGCTGCAGACCCCGTCGAGGCCGTGCGTAAAGCCGAGGCTATATTCATCG gtggaggAAACACGTTCCGTCTGCTCAAAGCTCTATACGATAACAACCTGGTGacggaaattaaaaaaagagttcTTCAG GATGGAGTTCCGTACATGGGTTCGAGTGCTGGTACTAACGTGGCCACTGTGAGTATAAACACCACTAACGACATGCCGATCGTTTACCCGCCGAGCTTCTCCGCCATCGGCCTCGTCCCGTTCAACATCAACCCTCACTACCTGGACACAGACCCTCACAGCAGGCACATGGGG gaaacaCGTGAGCAGAGAATAACTCAGTATCATGAGGAGCTGAACACACCGTGTGTGCTG GGTCTGAGAGAAGGGTCCATGCTGCTGGTGAAAGGAAACACCGCCACGTTACTCGGCACCACCAGCGCCCGACTCTTCCAGCG GGGGAAGGAGGCGAGTGAACACCAGCCTGGATGTGATCTGAGCTTTCTcctgactgacacacactaa
- the umps gene encoding uridine 5'-monophosphate synthase: METVDTLILRLHELQAVRFGSFRLKSGIESPIYFDLRVIVSHPDLMNRVSALLHQCVQDAGVVFDTVCGVPYTALPLATIICCTQHYPMLIRRKEAKDYGTKRLIEGAVRPGEVCLIVEDVVTSGSSVMETAQELRAQGLKVTDAVVLLDREQGGAGRLSGEGIALHPVVSVSRLLDVLLRSDRIDRQTFDSVQKFIRENQTFRPAQEEEVEEEKKKKKNGSGEMSYGARAALPSTHPVAKRLLTLMEEKRTNLCVSADVTHTRELLELAETLGPLVCVVKTHVDVLQDFSSDAMDKLKELSHKHNFLIFEDRKFADIGNTVRHQYEGGVYRISSWSHIINAHTVPGPGVVAGLKAVGRSLGHGCLLIAQMSSQGALTNEQYTHTTVKMADDHPDFVFGFISGSKVSAKPEHVHMTPGVQLQSGGDDLGQQYTTPDEVIRSKGSDVIIVGRGILSASDRRQEAEKYRKAGWEAYLSRLASS; the protein is encoded by the exons ATGGAGACCGTGGACACTTTAATCCTGCGGCTGCACGAGCTCCAGGCCGTCCGGTTCGGATCATTCAGACTCAAGAGCGGCATCGAGTCCCCGATTTACTTCGACCTGAGAGTCATCGTGTCCCACCCGGACCTCATGAACCGG gtgtcgGCTCTGCTCCATCAGTGTGTCCAGGACGCGGGCGTGGTGTTTGACACTGTGTGTGGCGTCCCGTACACGGCTCTGCCTTTAGCCACCATCATCTGCTGCACTCAGCACTACCCCATGCTCATCCGCCGCAAAGAGGCCAAGGACtacg gGACGAAGCGTCTGATCGAGGGCGCGGTGCGTCCGGGCGAGGTCTGCCTGATCGTGGAGGACGTAGTGACGAGCGGCAGCAGCGTCATGGAGACGGCGCAGGAGCTCCGGGCTCAGGGGTTAAAGGTCACGGACGCGGTGGTGCTGTTGGACCGTGAGCAGGGCGGTGCGGGGCGACTCTCCGGCGAGGGCATCGCGCTCCACCCCGTCGTCTCCGTCTCTCGGCTCCTGGACGTCCTCCTACGATCGGACCGGATCGACCGGCAGACCTTCGACAGCGTGCAGAAGTTCATCCGGGAGAACCAGACGTTCAGGCCGGCGCAGGAGGAGGAagtggaggaggagaagaagaagaagaagaacgggAGTGGAGAGATGAGTTACGGCGCCCGGGCCGCGCTCCCCTCCACACACCCCGTCGCCAAGCGTCTGCTCACACTGATGGAGGAGAAACGCACCAATCTGTGTGTCTCGGCGGACGTCACACACACGCGTGAGCTGCTGGAGCTGGCGGAGACGCTCGGACCGCTCGTCTGCGTGGTGAAGACGCACGTGGACGTCCTGCAGGACTTCAGCAGCGACGCCATGGACAAGCTGAAGGAGCTGAGCCACAAACACAACTTCCTCATCTTCGAGGACAGAAAGTTCGCTGACATCGGAAACACCGTCAGACACCAGTacgaag gtggtGTGTACCGTATCTCCTCGTGGTCTCACATCATTAACGCTCACACTGTGCCCGGCCCGGGCGTGGTCGCTGGGCTGAAGGCTGTGGGGCGGAGTCTCGGTCACGGCTGTTTACTCATCGCCCAAATGAGCTCACAGGGAGCGCTGACGAACGagcagtacacacacaccacg gtAAAGATGGCGGATGATCACCCAGACTTTGTGTTCGGATTCATCAGCGGGTCAAAGGTCAGCGCTAAGCCTGAGCATGTGCACATGACCCCAGGAGTGCAGTTACAGAGtggag GCGACGACCTCGGGCAGCAGTACACCACCCCGGACGAGGTCATTCGCTCTAAAGGCTCTGATGTCATCATTGTTGGACGGGGAATCCTGTCGGCGTCGGACAGGCGGCAGGAAGCGGAGAAGTACCGGAAGGCTGGATGGGAGGCGTATCTCAGCCGACTGGCGTCATCCTGA
- the itgav gene encoding integrin alpha-V, producing MMMGQPLVLSVSVLCLCLCPVCPFNLDTQDPSVFSGPRGSYFGFSVDFYSATDKQQNILVGAPKANASSSSSVTERGAVYSCPWKSGGTCKEIEFDSSDNREEGGQQMEFKSSQWFGATVRSDGEHILACAPLYQWSTYGFKEREPVGTCYLKKGSTVVEYSPCRSGSATPEGQGFCQAGFSADIVKNKRVVLGGPGSFYWQGQLISDDISEVLSHLSKELTTKYSKQMLTGSASAQYDDSYLGYSVAIGDFNEDGVDDYATGVPRGEKALGYVNVFNGKTMASAVNFTGLQMAAYFGNAVAATDINNDGKVDLFVGAPLFMERGSDGKLREVGQVYVYLSSGGFSFQPPLKLTGSEIYSRFGSSITSLGDLDGDGFNDVAVSAPYGGSSRQGLVYVYNGGVGGVDPQPSQVLEGKWASTSPPPSFGYAMHGAMDIDQNGYPDLVVGVFGADKAILYRARPVISVNSTLDVTPQILSLENKTCPLPGTAPVSMVSCFMVKYCLKASGKGAPSTLKFQVDLTLDRLKQKGAIKRVLFLHNRLSQYTKFMSVTNGGAASCEELQAYLIDESEFRDKITPISTFMEFSLDYDSAADKTGLKPILDQSNPANVTKQAHILLDCGDDNICKPDLKLDVVSEQKQIYIGDDSPLTLEVTAENRGEGAYEAELSIIIPPQADFIGVVRNSKTLSRLSCAYKRENQTRVVCDLGNPMKGGTKIMAGLRFSVHQLSEQDTSVKFDLQILSSNQYNSSSNLVTVVTKLAVLAKVEIRGASAPEQVFLPIINWQPKENPVVEDDIGPLVQHIYELRNKGPSAFSKAMLDVEWPYRYNNGSLLYITKYEVDGAMNCSTDIEINPLNVTNPVYWNKNTSVSTGDRTEGRVRSHVHRRDLQEQRDEHDMLTLDCEKAQCLKIKCQVGRLERGQSAILFIYSRLAVSTFLQADVQNHSYVVKSSASFSVIEMPYKNLDFELPVNSTTASLSVVWVNSEMTQPAPIWVVVVAVLAGLLLLALLIFIMYKLGFFKRVRPPQEDGTEKEQLQPQENGDKSTET from the exons ATAACCGTGAGGAGGGCGGGCAGCAGATGGAGTTTAAGTCGAGTCAGTGGTTCGGGGCGACGGTTCGCTCAGACGGAGAGCACATCCTG gcgtgTGCACCTCTGTACCAGTGGAGTACGTACGGCTTTAAGGAACGTGAACCTGTCGGGACGTGTTACCTGAAGAAAGGCTCCACTGTGGTGGAATATTCTCCCTGTCGCTCTG gtTCAGCCACTCCTGAGGGACAGGGCTTCTGCCAGGCCGGCTTCAGTGCTGATATAGTGAAG AATAAACGAGTGGTGCTTGGAGGTCCAGGGAGTTTTTACTGGCAGG GTCAGTTGATCTCAGATGATATCTCCGAGGTCCTCAGTCACCTCAGTAAAGAATTAACCACCAAGTACAGTAAACAGATGCTCACAGGCTCAGCCAGCGCACAGTACGACGACAGCTACCtcg gttacTCTGTGGCAATAGGAGATTTTAATGAGGACGGTGTGGACG ATTACGCCACCGGTGTTCCGAGAGGAGAGAAGGCTCTGGGCTAC GTGAACGTCTTTAACGGGAAGACCATGGCCTCGGCAGTGAACTTCACCGGCCTGCAG ATGGCGGCGTATTTTGGAAACGCAGTCGCTGCAACAGACATCAACAATGACGG gaagGTGGACCTGTTTGTGGGAGCTCCTCTGTTTATGGAGCGTGGCTCAGACGGGAAGCTGCGTGAGGTGGGTCAGGTGTACGTCTACCTGTCGAGCGGCGGCTTCTCCTTCCAGCCTCCTCTCAAACTCACCGGCTCTGAGATCTACTCTCGCTTCGGCAGCTCCATCACCAGCCTGGGGGACCTGGACGGGGACGGCTTCAacg ACGTGGCGGTGTCTGCTCCATACGGTGGTTCCTCTCGACAGGGCCTGGTGTACGTGTATAACGGGGGAGTGGGCGGGGTCGACCCTCAGCCCTCTCAGGTCTTGGAGGGAAAGTGGGCGTCGACCTCACCGCCTCCCAGCTTCGGTTACGCCATGCACGGTGCCATGGACATCGACCAGAACGGCTACccgg ATCTGGTGGTGGGTGTGTTTGGAGCTGACAAAGCCATTCTTTACAG ggcTCGGCCGGTGATCAGTGTAAACTCCACCCTGGATGTAACTCCACAGATCCTCAGTCTGGAGAATAAAACCTGCCCCCTTCCTGGAACCGCGCCCGTCTCCATGGTGTCCTG TTTCATGGTGAAATACTGCCTGAAGGCCAGCGGAAAAGGAGCACCGTCCACTCTga agttccaGGTGGACCTGACTCTGGACCGGCTGAAGCAGAAGGGAGCGATAAAGCGAGTGTTGTTTCTCCACAACCGTCTGTCTCAGTACACCAAGTTCATGAGTGTGACGAACGGAGGAGCGGCGTCCTGTGAGGAGCTGCAGGCTTATCTTATa gatgagtcagagttcagggataagatcACTCCCATCTCTACCTTTATGGAGTTCAGTCTGGATTACGACAGCGCTGCAGATAAAACGGGCCTGAAACCAATCCTGGACCAGTCCAACCCGGCCAACGTCACCAAGCAG GCCCATATACTGTTGGACTGTGGTGATGATAATATTTGTAAACCAGACCTGAAACTGGATGTGGTCAG TGAGCAGAAGCAGATCTACATCGGAGACGATAGTCCTCTGACTCTGGAGGTGACGGCAGAGAACCGCGGTGAGGGAGCGTACGAGGCCGAGCTCAGCATCATCATCCCACCTCAGGCTGACTTCATAGGTGTGGTGAGAAACAGTaag ACGTTGTCACGGCTCTCCTGTGCGTATAAAAGGGAGAATCAGACTAGAGTGGTGTGTGATCTGGGAAACCCCATGAAAGGAGGAACtaag atcATGGCTGGTTTACGGTTTAGTGTTCATCAGCTGTCAGAGCAGGACACATCAGTGAAGTTTGACCTACAGATactgag CTCCAATCAGTATAACAGCAGCAGTAACCTGGTTACCGTGGTAACGAAGCTGGCTGTGCTCGCTAAAGTGGAGATCCGAGG TGCCTCTGCCCCAGAGCAGGTGTTCCTGCCCATCATTAATTGGCAGCCCAAAGAGAACCCTGTGGTGGAGGACGACATCGGCCCACTAGTGCAGCACATCtacgag ttgagGAACAAAGGTCCGAGTGCGTTCTCAAAGGCCATGCTGGACGTGGAGTGGCCGTATCGCTACAACAACGGCTCTCTGCTCTACATCACCAAGTACGAGGTGGATGGAGCCATGAACTGCAGCACCGACATCGAGATCAACCCCCTCAACGTCAcg AACCCCGTGTACTGGAATAAGAACACGAGCGTTTCGACGGGCGACCGGACCGAGGGCCGTGTACGGAGCCATGTGCACCGGCGAGACCTGCAGGAGCAGAGGGATGAGCACGACATGCTCACACTG GACTGTGAGAAGGCGCAGTGCTTGAAGATTAAGTGTCAGGTTGGGcgtttggagcgaggtcagagTGCAATCCTCTTCATTTACTCCAGACTGGCCGTGTCCACCTTCCTGCag GCCGATGTTCAGAACCACTCGTACGTGGTGAAGTCTTCAGCTTCGTTCAGCGTGATCGAGATGCCGTACAAAAACCTGGACTTTGAGCTGCCGGTTAACAGCACGACC gcgagCCTCAGCGTGGTGTGGGTGAACTCTGAGATGACCCAGCCTGCCCCCATCTGGGTGGTGGTGGTAGCGGTGTTAGCCGGCCTGCTGCTCCTCGCGCTGCTCATCTTCATCATGTACAAG cttGGTTTCTTTAAGCGAGTGCGCCCCCCACAGGAGGACGGGACAGAGAAGGAGCAGCTCCAGCCTCAGGAGAACGGAGACAAGAGCACTGAgacctga